In Cryptomeria japonica chromosome 10, Sugi_1.0, whole genome shotgun sequence, a genomic segment contains:
- the LOC131060733 gene encoding uncharacterized protein LOC131060733, with protein sequence MGNSIKCCIACMLPCGALDVVRVLHANGHVEEYSRPVKAGEVMKENPKHVLGLPSYQGVVQKTVVLPPEAELQRGKIYFLIPAYGLQKHRAQKPDSHANKTSKTPSVQKLSARKDSGDKVRRGASSPLANSQNANVNQSEAPKQRALSLKQCETVTQLGISEQHLAAEMCENEVVVEAQLGSRQCYQPRKKPESRRSSGFGVGLWRPALESISEIGFE encoded by the coding sequence ATGGGCAACAGTATCAAGTGCTGTATTGCTTGTATGCTTCCATGTGGTGCTCTTGATGTGGTCAGAGTTCTGCATGCGAATGGGCACGTGGAGGAGTATAGCAGGCCTGTCAAGGCTGGAGAAGTTATGAAGGAAAATCCTAAGCATGTTTTAGGGCTACCCAGTTACCAAGGTGTTGTTCAGAAGACTGTTGTGTTACCGCCTGAAGCAGAGCTTCAAAGAGGAAAGATCTACTTCCTTATTCCTGCTTATGGTCTACAAAAACACAGAGCTCAGAAGCCCGATTCCCATGCTAACAAAACCTCCAAGACGCCTTCTGTCCAAAAGCTCTCTGCAAGGAAGGATTCGGGAGATAAAGTGCGTAGAGGTGCATCCTCGCCCCTGGCAAACTCTCAGAATGCCAATGTAAACCAATCTGAGGCCCCCAAACAGAGAGCTTTGAGTTTAAAACAGTGTGAGACTGTGACCCAGCTGGGCATCTCAGAGCAGCATTTGGCAGCGGAGATGTGTGAGAATGAGGTGGTCGTCGAGGCCCAACTGGGTAGCCGACAATGCTATCAGCCAAGGAAGAAGCCTGAAAGCAGGAGATCTAGCGGATTTGGAGTTGGGTTGTGGAGGCCTGCTCTGGAGAGCATATCAGAGATTGGGTTTGAATGA